The following are encoded together in the Daucus carota subsp. sativus chromosome 5, DH1 v3.0, whole genome shotgun sequence genome:
- the LOC108224099 gene encoding uncharacterized protein LOC108224099, with protein sequence MGNLTSNVAAKFAFFPPEPPTYSVRTDEETGKLTFTGLTPDKNADVHLLETKGGNTVVATFWKHPVGRFTLLYSHGNAADLGQMQELFIELRAHLRVNIMSYDYSGYGGSTGKPSEFNTYYDIEAVYNCLKDEYGIKQEDVILYGQSVGSGPTLHLASRLPRLRAVVLHSAILSGIRVLYNVKLTFWFDIFKNIDKIRHVTCPVLVIHGTNDETVDFYHGKRLWELAKDKYDPLWVKGGGHCNLETYPEYIKHLRKFINAMEKLSFTRRSKRQSSDPGLSESKHNRCLTFGR encoded by the exons ATGGGGAATTTAACCTCAAATGTTGCCGCAAAATTTGCTTTTTTCCCTCCTGAGCCTCCTACTTATAGTGTCCGTACGGATGAAGAAACAGGGAAGCTGACGTTTACTGGGCTCACACCTGATAAGAATGCTGATGTGCATTTGCTGGAGACAAAGGGGGGGAATACGGTGGTGGCTACCTTTTGGAAACACCCGGTTGGGAGATTTACCCTTTTGTATTCTCATGGGAATGCTGCTGATTTGGGCCAAATGCAGGAGCTTTTTATTGAACTTAGAGCTCATCTTCGGGTCAATATTATGAG CTATGATTATTCAGGGTATGGAGGGTCCACTGGTAAG CCCTCTGAGTTCAACACATACTATGACATAGAAGCTGTGTACAACTGTTTGAAGGACGAATACGGAATTAAGCAAGAGGATGTGATTTTGTATGGCCAATCTGTTGGAAGTGGACCCACATTACACTTGGCTTCTCGTCTGCCAAGGTTAAGAGCCGTTGTTCTGCATAGCGCCATTCTTTCGGGAATACGTGTTTTATATAATGTTAAATTGACATTTTGGTTTGACATATTTAAA AATATCGATAAGATACGACATGTTACCTGTCCAGTTCTAGTAATACAT GGAACAAATGATGAAACTGTCGACTTCTATCATGGCAAGCGATTATGGGAACTTGCTAAAGATAAATATGACCCACTATGGGTAAAGGGGGGAGGACATTGTAATCTTGAAACTTATCCAGAGTACATAAAGCACTTGCGCAAGTTTATAAATGCAATGGAGAAACTATCATTCACGAGGCGAAGCAAACGACAGAGTTCAGACCCAGGTTTATCAGAATCAAAGCACAACAGGTGCTTGACGTTTGGAAGATGa
- the LOC108220507 gene encoding uncharacterized protein LOC108220507, with the protein MLSGALLHAPVPTCMSNSNAPSLPPSKKRKVKKLKKNRFSMATSVRIAVVGDVHDYWNLEEDAKALELLKPDLVLFTGDYGNEENVKLVESIADLTIAKAAILGNHDAWNTSRFSSRKKDDVQLQLDCLGMEHVGYQRLDFPTLKLSIVGGRPFSAGGQRLFRPKLLSKRYGVKTMEESAKRIYKAALGTPEDHSIIFLAHNGPTGLGSEVNDICGRDWTFEGGDHGDPDLADALSQLKETTKLSVPLVVFGHMHKKLADGNGLRKMVVVGDDNSIYLNGAVVPRVKKLVIKHDATSSENPIKSVIGTKRASTLVEILGGRLEKIVETWVSVMGDKAALYEEHILFSPGPSVSKPSSEDNPPR; encoded by the exons ATGCTGAGCGGCGCGTTGTTGCACGCGCCGGTACCGACCTGTATGTCCAACTCTAATGCTCCTTCGCTTCCTCCCAGTAAGAAAAGAAAGGTGAAAAAACTCAAGAAGAATCGATTCTCCATGGCTACTTCTGTTCGTATTGCTGTTGTTGGTGACGTG CATGATTATTGGAATCTGGAGGAGGATGCAAAGGCACTTGAACTGTTGAAG CCGGATCTGGTGCTGTTTACAG GTGATTATGGTAACGAGGAGAATGTCAAACTTGTTGAAAGCATAGCTGATCTCACGATTGCTAAAGCTGCTATATTGGGGAATCATGATGCTTGGAATACTTCAAGATTTTCTAGCAG GAAGAAGGATGACGTTCAACTTCAGCTGGATTG CCTAGGGATGGAGCATGTTGGCTACCAACGTCTGGACTTCCCTACATTAAAACTTAGCATTGTTGGGGGTCGACCATTTTCTGCTGGAGGTCAGAGATTATTTCGACCAAAGCTCCTCTCTAAAAG ATATGGAGTCAAAACTATGGAAGAAAGTGCAAAGAGGATATATAAAGCTGCATTGGGGACACCAGAGGATCACTCTATTATATTTCTTGCTCATAATGGACCCACAG GTCTAGGTTCTGAAGTTAATGACATTTGTGGAAGGGATTGGACATTTGAAGGAGGTGATCATGGTGATCCAG ATCTAGCAGATGCCTTATCTCAGTTGAAAGAGACCACTAAACTCTCTGTTCCATTGGTCGTGTTTGGTCACATGCATAAAAAATTGGCGGATGGAAATGGTCTTCGGAAGATGGTTGTAGTAGGCGATGACAATAGCATATACTTGAATGGAGCTGTTGTCCCCAGGGTGAAAAAACTGGTCATTAAACATGACGCAACTTCTAGTGAAAACCCCATAAAGTCAGTGATAGGCACAAAACGAGCCTCCACTTTAGTAGAGATTTTAGGTGGAAGATTGGAAAAGATTGTAGAAACTTGGGTTTCGGTCATGGGAGACAAAGCTGCATTATACGAGGAGCATATACTATTCAGCCCTGGACCTAGTGTTTCCAAGCCTAGCAGTGAAGACAACCCTCCCCGGTGA